A region of Thiobacter sp. AK1 DNA encodes the following proteins:
- the lpxD gene encoding UDP-3-O-(3-hydroxymyristoyl)glucosamine N-acyltransferase, giving the protein MPDASPGFSLAEIAQRLGGEVVGDGAVRIREIATLAQAGPEALSFLTNPKYRAQLATTKAAAVIVGPRDRDATGLPRIVVANPYAYLARALALFNPPPALAPGIHSSAVVEDGAQVDASAAIGPLTHVARGARIGARCRIGAGCHVGEGVVLGEDCVLHAGVTIYHGCILGRRVIVHAGAVIGADGFGFAPEDGHWVKIPQIGRVVIGDDVEIGANTTIDRGALDDTVIEEGVKLDNLIQIAHNVRIGAHTVMAACVGVAGSTTIGRHCMVGGAAGIIGHLTIADNVTIAVGSFVTKSITEPGSTYTGVWSAQPHREWMRMQARLRQVEEMAQRIRALEQRIQELERKQP; this is encoded by the coding sequence ATGCCCGATGCGTCCCCCGGCTTCAGTCTCGCCGAAATCGCCCAACGTCTCGGTGGCGAGGTGGTGGGGGATGGCGCGGTGCGCATTCGGGAAATCGCCACCCTGGCTCAGGCGGGGCCGGAGGCGCTCAGTTTTCTCACCAACCCCAAGTACCGCGCGCAACTGGCCACCACGAAAGCCGCGGCGGTGATCGTCGGGCCACGCGACCGGGACGCCACAGGCCTGCCGCGCATCGTCGTGGCCAACCCCTACGCCTATTTGGCACGGGCACTCGCCCTCTTCAACCCGCCACCGGCCCTCGCGCCGGGCATCCATTCCAGCGCCGTGGTGGAAGATGGCGCCCAAGTGGATGCCAGCGCCGCCATCGGCCCTCTAACACATGTTGCCCGCGGCGCGCGCATCGGCGCACGCTGCCGGATCGGTGCCGGCTGTCATGTGGGGGAGGGTGTGGTGCTGGGCGAGGACTGTGTGCTCCATGCCGGCGTCACCATCTATCACGGCTGTATTCTCGGCAGGCGGGTGATCGTGCATGCCGGCGCGGTGATCGGTGCCGATGGTTTCGGTTTTGCGCCGGAAGACGGACACTGGGTGAAGATTCCGCAAATCGGCCGAGTGGTGATCGGGGACGACGTGGAAATCGGCGCCAACACGACCATCGACCGCGGTGCCCTGGATGACACGGTGATCGAAGAGGGTGTCAAGCTCGACAACCTAATCCAGATCGCTCACAACGTGCGCATCGGTGCCCACACCGTGATGGCCGCCTGCGTGGGTGTGGCGGGCAGCACCACCATCGGCCGCCACTGCATGGTGGGTGGCGCGGCGGGGATCATCGGCCATCTGACCATTGCGGACAACGTGACCATCGCCGTGGGCAGCTTCGTCACCAAGTCCATCACCGAGCCCGGCAGCACCTATACCGGCGTGTGGTCGGCACAGCCGCACCGCGAGTGGATGCGCATGCAGGCGCGGCTACGTCAGGTCGAGGAGATGGCGCAGCGCATCCGTGCATTGGAACAGCGAATTCAGGAACTGGAAAGGAAACAGCCGTGA
- the fabZ gene encoding 3-hydroxyacyl-ACP dehydratase FabZ: MDINEIMKYLPHRYPFLMLDRVDQIEPGKRIVAVKNVSVNEPFFQGHFPNRPVFPGVLIVEAMAQAAAILSFKSENTTPDADSVYYFVGIDGARFKRPVGPGDTLLLEVEFLRAIKGIWKFAGKARVGDTVAAEAELMCTVRKVV, encoded by the coding sequence ATGGACATCAACGAGATCATGAAATATCTGCCCCATCGCTATCCCTTCCTGATGCTGGATCGCGTGGACCAGATCGAGCCCGGCAAAAGAATCGTGGCGGTGAAGAACGTCAGTGTGAATGAGCCCTTTTTCCAGGGCCACTTTCCCAACCGGCCGGTGTTTCCAGGCGTACTGATCGTGGAAGCCATGGCCCAGGCGGCCGCCATTCTCTCTTTCAAGAGCGAGAACACGACCCCGGATGCCGACTCCGTGTATTACTTCGTAGGCATCGACGGTGCCCGCTTCAAGCGGCCGGTTGGGCCTGGCGATACGCTCCTGCTGGAAGTGGAATTCCTGCGCGCCATCAAGGGGATCTGGAAGTTTGCGGGCAAGGCGCGCGTGGGAGATACCGTCGCTGCCGAGGCCGAACTCATGTGCACGGTGCGCAAGGTCGTATGA